A single window of Coffea eugenioides isolate CCC68of chromosome 7, Ceug_1.0, whole genome shotgun sequence DNA harbors:
- the LOC113776810 gene encoding pentatricopeptide repeat-containing protein At1g66345, mitochondrial-like has protein sequence MNLQHGMSSYCITIHILVKARLFKDAKALVESILVNKKSMHDGPVEMLNNVLDSLLGSYEVVGSTPFVFDLFMQTCAKLRIIDSVVDGCKVLDERGFGLSVISYNTLLHVMQKSEKTSLVWSLYEHMIDKRMYPNEVTYRILVRALGKEGRLKRFLDVVERIHGKRCSLLGMVVNTCLVFGLIDRGKVGEGMNLLKKMLQKNIIPDTISFSLVIMAKVRMGDLDAAWEVYEEMRKRGFEGNSFVSTSFIGAYCKQGKIEEAMRLMREMDDLGMKPYDETFNHLIEGCSGTGYLDESLKFCERMVKMGLLPSPLAFNMMVGKLCSDGEAKRADEALTVLLEMGFVPDENTYSHLANGYMTLGDVERILKLYYEMEYRSLSPCSSFLNSLIIALCRHGRVREADEFLNLLKARSLIPGSHTYKTLIASHLEKGNKTRAQQLCEEMVEMS, from the coding sequence ATGAATTTGCAACATGGGATGTCTTCTTATTGCATTACAATTCACATTTTGGTTAAAGCTAGGCTTTTTAAGGATGCCAAGGCATTGGTTGAATCAATTTTAGTCAACAAAAAATCCATGCATGATGGTCCTGTTGAAATGCTTAACAATGTTCTGGATTCACTGCTTGGTTCTTATGAAGTTGTGGGTTCGACCCCTTTTGTCTTTGATTTGTTTATGCAAACTTGCGCTAAGCTGAGGATTATTGATAGTGTTGTTGATGGTTGTAAAGTCTTGGATGAGCGTGGGTTTGGATTGAGTGTTATTAGTTATAATACTTTGCTTCATGTTATGCAAAAGTCTGAGAAGACTTCTCTGGTTTGGAGTTTGTATGAGCATATGATTGACAAGAGAATGTACCCAAATGAAGTTACTTATAGGATTTTGGTTCGTGCTTTGGGTAAAGAAGGGAGGCTAAAGAGGTTTTTGGATGTGGTGGAGAGGATTCATGGCAAGAGATGTTCTTTACTGGGCATGGTGGTGAATACTTGTTTGGTGTTTGGTTTGATAGACAGGGGTAAAGTTGGAGAGGGGATGAATTTGTTGAAGAAGATGTTGCAGAAGAATATAATTCCTGATACCATTTCATTTTCGTTGGTTATAATGGCCAAGGTGAGGATGGGGGATCTGGATGCCGCATGGGAGGTATATGAGGAAATGCGTAAGAGGGGTTTTGAAGGGAACTCTTTTGTAAGTACTTCGTTTATTGGTGCTTACTGTAAGCAGGGGAAGATTGAGGAAGCAATGAGGTTGATGCGAGAAATGGATGATTTGGGGATGAAGCCGTATGATGAAACATTTAATCATCTAATTGAAGGTTGTTCGGGAACAGGATATTTGGATGAAAGCTTGAAATTTTGTGAGAGAATGGTCAAGATGGGACTTCTACCAAGTCCTTTGGCATTTAATATGATGGTTGGTAAGCTTTGTTCAGATGGGGAGGCAAAGCGGGCTGATGAAGCTTTGACTGTTTTGTTGGAAATGGGGTTTGTTCCCGACGAAAACACATATTCTCATCTCGCTAATGGCTATATGACACTTGGTGATGTGGAGAGGATTCTGAAACTTTATTACGAGATGGAATATAGATCACTTTCTCCATGTTCTTCATTTTTAAATTCCCTAATAATTGCTCTTTGCCGACATGGGAGGGTAAGAGAAGCAGATGAGTTTTTAAATTTGTTGAAAGCTAGATCACTTATCCCTGGATCACACACTTATAAAACATTGATTGCGAGTCATCTGGAGAAGGGGAACAAAACCAGGGCCCAGCAGCTTTGTGAAGAAATGGTAGAAATGAGTTGA
- the LOC113776811 gene encoding probable transcription factor At5g28040 gives MDSTLAPAPPIKASASKLPIKRKTPDPNPSSHSNPDPDPKYSSPVPDGDPRPPPFKFHRIWTEPDEIRFLQGLLHCASDNLSFPRDLNIFYARFSDTMSQPYTKSQLSEKLRRLRKKFRVISSRISKGLDQSFLSPHDRALFEISKRLWHPDYADTSPFGGVSGGKATKSDLVGVEVSFLPEILSGLDPNEVENFELKWEKSDNVVEGVDFGDMGFDGEVKLSEVNVEFEKEEEEADEMGWRNGGEMGAEEVAVAKAVIDAFDKSLEEVRMGVVKDGGSLNGCEQEEGKRWDFDRRWKEQRVAELDVLTRRMRLVFEQSLLRRQ, from the coding sequence ATGGACTCCACCCTAGCCCCTGCCCCACCCATTAAAGCCTCCGCTTCTAAGCTTCCCATTAAACGCAAAACCCCCGATCCAAATCCCTCCAGCCACTCCAACCCCGACCCCGACCCGAAATACTCGTCCCCGGTGCCCGATGGAGATCCTAGGCCTCCGCCTTTCAAATTTCACCGGATATGGACAGAACCCGACGAAATCCGATTCCTACAGGGCCTCCTCCATTGTGCCTCCGACAACCTCTCCTTCCCTCGAGACCTCAACATTTTCTACGCTCGATTCTCCGACACCATGTCTCAGCCTTACACTAAATCTCAGCTCTCCGAGAAGCTTCGGAGGTTAAGGAAGAAGTTCCGGGTCATTTCCTCCCGGATTTCTAAAGGGTTGGATCAGTCTTTCTTATCGCCCCACGATCGTGCTCTTTTTGAGATTTCTAAGCGGCTCTGGCACCCTGATTATGCTGACACGTCGCCGTTTGGTGGAGTTAGTGGTGGGAAAGCTACGAAATCGGATTTAGTTGGGGTTGAAGTCAGCTTTTTACCCGAAATTTTGTCGGGTCTGGATCCTAATGAAGTTGAGAATTTTGAGCTTAAGTGGGAAAAGAGTGATAATGTGGTTGAAGGTGTTGATTTTGGGGATATGGGTTTTGATGGGGAGGTGAAGTTGAGTGAGGTGAATGTGGAGTTtgaaaaggaggaggaggaggcaGATGAAATGGGGTGGCGGAATGGTGGAGAAATGGGGGCGGAGGAGGTGGCTGTGGCGAAGGCGGTGATTGATGCGTTTGATAAGTCATTGGAGGAAGTTAGGATGGGGGTTGTGAAGGATGGGGGAAGCCTGAATGGTTGTGAACAGGAGGAAGGAAAAAGATGGGACTTTGACAGAAGGTGGAAGGAGCAAAGGGTGGCAGAATTGGATGTGTTGACTCGCAGAATGAGGTTGGTTTTTGAGCAATCACTTCTCCGAAGGCAATGA